The following proteins are encoded in a genomic region of Pyrus communis chromosome 11, drPyrComm1.1, whole genome shotgun sequence:
- the LOC137708301 gene encoding probable protein S-acyltransferase 19 isoform X2, protein MVRKHGWQLPAHTFQVVAITVFCLLVVAFYAFFAPFVGGRIWEYVLIGGYSPVALLVFILYVRCTAINPADTGIMSKFGNGGTNGINPNHRLSAKDLPRKFDEATTGHSSPSSVSRSSLAGANSSRKGSVGELGGINIPEEPTTGSCIGGICCALFVHEDCRKPQEGAAENQGGEDALFCTLCNAEVRKFSKHCRSCDKCVDGFDHHCRLVIEAGVGITVMVRCFVNKTSMEAEIIDRLGNGFTRPPFATVVALCTAVSMLACVPLCELFFFHMILIRKGITTYEYVVAMRAMSEAPGGASVDEGFQNYMHSPTGSATTGLSGGSSLGLQYKGAWCTPPRVFVDYQEEVVPHLDPGMVPSTIDPDAAGATEREQKGPKRPVRISAWKLAKLDSSEAMRAAAKARASSSVLRPLDKPDLELSSSGNMSVRSSVSTDTGAHKEMKNDLRLSRNSYAPSQGSRDEYETGTQSVSSFSSPSHAHEVVTLSPLPQAPGVGRFSSVTTVPSLVPDRPLTAKATLPNVSMGFDERIMQRGSTADPLQLSAPIMQRGSTTDSMLLSAPPTSLFRDVRRTSVVWDQEAGRYVSVPVSASEARNRSSIQTGFPNPNAEASYSRRPVIPPQEASSSAAKPPAQEAEKLLYTGDSIFFGGPLLSAPVRDNLRNERDSGSREGQERAGLNLPRESRFKRDSTSNQLPVFVPGGSENNSSFGPSSK, encoded by the exons ATGGTGAGAAAACATGGATGGCAACTGCCTGCTCACACCTTCCAG GTTGTCGCTATTACTGTATTCTGCTTGTTAGTGGTTGCCTTCTATGCTTTCTTTGCTCCTTTCGTTGGAGGCCGCATCTGGGAATATGTTTTGATCGGCGGTTACTCTCCAGTG GCACTGCTCGTCTTCATTCTTTATGTTCGATGTACTGCAATAAACCCTGCAGATACTGGAATTATGTCCAAGTTTGGAAATGGAGGAACAAATGGTATCAATCCAAATCATAGGTTATCAGCAAAAGACTTGCCTAGAAAGTTTGATGAAGCCACCACAGGCCATTCTTCTCCGTCATCAGTTTCCAGAAGTTCTTTGGCAGGTGCTAACTCTAGTAGGAAAGGGTCAGTAGGAGAACTTGGGGGTATAAATATTCCGGAAGAACCCACAACTGGGAGTTGCATTGGAGGAATTTGCTGTGCATTGTTTGTACACGAAGATTGCCGCAAACCACAGGAAGGGGCAGCTGAGAATCAGGGTGGTGAAGATGCTTTGTTCTGCACATTGTGCAATGCTGAG GTCCGCAAGTTCAGCAAACACTGTAGAAGTTGTGATAAATGCGTGGATGGATTTGATCACCACTGTCGG CTTGTTATTGAAGCTGGAGTTGGTATTACGGTCATGGTGCGCTGCTTTGTTAATAAGACAAGCATGGAGGCAGAAATTATTGATAGACTTGGAAATGGTTTCACTCGTCCCCCATTTGCAACAGTTGTG GCTTTATGTACTGCAGTTTCTATGCTGGCATGTGTTCCACTTTGTgaactcttcttcttccacatgATACTTATTAGGAAG gGTATTACAACCTATGAATATGTCGTGGCGATGAGAGCAATGAGTGAGGCACCTGGAGGAGCATCTGTCGATGAGGGTTTCCAAAATTACATGCACTCCCCAACAGGATCAGCTACAACTGGCTTGAGTGGAGGAAGTTCTTTAGGTCTGCAATACAAGGGTGCATGGTGTACCCCTCCCAGAGTATTTGTGGATTATCAG GAGGAAGTTGTACCACATTTGGACCCCGGAATGGTGCCATCAACTATTGATCCGGACGCAGCTGGAGCTACAGAAAGAGAGCAAAAAGGTCCTAAAAGGCCTGTGCGCATTAGTGCTTGGAAGCTTGCAAAGTTGGATTCCAGTGAGGCCATGAGAGCAGCAGCCAAGGCCAGGGCATCATCCTCCGTTCTACGACCACTGGATAAACCTGACCTTGAACTTAGCTCAAGCGGCAATATGAGTGTGCGGAGTAGTGTAAGCACTGATACGGGGGCACATAAAGAGATGAAGAATGATCTGAGGTTGTCAAGAAATTCCTATGCTCCAAGTCAAGGTAGCCGAGATGAGTATGAAACTGGGACTCAAAGCGTAAGTAGCTTCAGTAGTCCGAGCCATGCTCATGAAGTGGTCACACTTAGCCCTCTGCCACAGGCTCCGGGTGTGGGACGTTTTAGCTCTGTCACTACAGTCCCCAGCTTAGTTCCTGACCGTCCATTAACTGCCAAGGCAACATTGCCTAATGTCAGCATGGGATTTGATGAAAGGATCATGCAGAGGGGAAGTACAGCTGATCCATTACAACTTTCCGCTCCAATTATGCAGAGGGGAAGTACTACTGATTCGATGCTGCTTTCAGCTCCACCTACTTCTCTTTTCAGGGATGTCCGAAGAACATCTGTTGTTTGGGACCAAGAAGCAGGGCGATATGTCTCAGTTCCTGTATCGGCTTCTGAAGCTCGAAACAGGTCATCCATACAAACAGGATTTCCAAATCCTAATGCAGAAGCAAGCTATAGTAGAAGACCAGTTATTCCACCACAGGAGGCTTCATCTTCTGCAGCGAAGCCTCCAGCACAAGAAGCGGAGAAACTGCTGTACACAGGGGATTCTATATTCTTTGGTGGCCCGCTTTTGAGTGCACCAGTTAGGGATAACTTAAGAAATGAAAGGGATTCGGGTTCTAGAGAGGGCCAAGAGAGGGCAGGGCTGAACCTGCCTAGGGAATCCAGGTTCAAACGTGATTCTACCTCAAACCAGCTTCCTGTGTTTGTCCCAGGGGGCTCTGAGAACAACTCTTCTTTTGGGCCCAGTTCCAAATAG
- the LOC137708301 gene encoding probable protein S-acyltransferase 19 isoform X1 — protein MVRKHGWQLPAHTFQVVAITVFCLLVVAFYAFFAPFVGGRIWEYVLIGGYSPVALLVFILYVRCTAINPADTGIMSKFGNGGTNGINPNHRLSAKDLPRKFDEATTGHSSPSSVSRSSLAGANSSRKGSVGELGGINIPEEPTTGSCIGGICCALFVHEDCRKPQEGAAENQGGEDALFCTLCNAEVRKFSKHCRSCDKCVDGFDHHCRWLNNCVGHKNYVSFICLMATSLLWLVIEAGVGITVMVRCFVNKTSMEAEIIDRLGNGFTRPPFATVVALCTAVSMLACVPLCELFFFHMILIRKGITTYEYVVAMRAMSEAPGGASVDEGFQNYMHSPTGSATTGLSGGSSLGLQYKGAWCTPPRVFVDYQEEVVPHLDPGMVPSTIDPDAAGATEREQKGPKRPVRISAWKLAKLDSSEAMRAAAKARASSSVLRPLDKPDLELSSSGNMSVRSSVSTDTGAHKEMKNDLRLSRNSYAPSQGSRDEYETGTQSVSSFSSPSHAHEVVTLSPLPQAPGVGRFSSVTTVPSLVPDRPLTAKATLPNVSMGFDERIMQRGSTADPLQLSAPIMQRGSTTDSMLLSAPPTSLFRDVRRTSVVWDQEAGRYVSVPVSASEARNRSSIQTGFPNPNAEASYSRRPVIPPQEASSSAAKPPAQEAEKLLYTGDSIFFGGPLLSAPVRDNLRNERDSGSREGQERAGLNLPRESRFKRDSTSNQLPVFVPGGSENNSSFGPSSK, from the exons ATGGTGAGAAAACATGGATGGCAACTGCCTGCTCACACCTTCCAG GTTGTCGCTATTACTGTATTCTGCTTGTTAGTGGTTGCCTTCTATGCTTTCTTTGCTCCTTTCGTTGGAGGCCGCATCTGGGAATATGTTTTGATCGGCGGTTACTCTCCAGTG GCACTGCTCGTCTTCATTCTTTATGTTCGATGTACTGCAATAAACCCTGCAGATACTGGAATTATGTCCAAGTTTGGAAATGGAGGAACAAATGGTATCAATCCAAATCATAGGTTATCAGCAAAAGACTTGCCTAGAAAGTTTGATGAAGCCACCACAGGCCATTCTTCTCCGTCATCAGTTTCCAGAAGTTCTTTGGCAGGTGCTAACTCTAGTAGGAAAGGGTCAGTAGGAGAACTTGGGGGTATAAATATTCCGGAAGAACCCACAACTGGGAGTTGCATTGGAGGAATTTGCTGTGCATTGTTTGTACACGAAGATTGCCGCAAACCACAGGAAGGGGCAGCTGAGAATCAGGGTGGTGAAGATGCTTTGTTCTGCACATTGTGCAATGCTGAG GTCCGCAAGTTCAGCAAACACTGTAGAAGTTGTGATAAATGCGTGGATGGATTTGATCACCACTGTCGG TGGCTTAACAATTGTGTTGGACACAAAAATTACGTGAGTTTTATATGTTTGATGGCCACCAGTCTTCTTTGG CTTGTTATTGAAGCTGGAGTTGGTATTACGGTCATGGTGCGCTGCTTTGTTAATAAGACAAGCATGGAGGCAGAAATTATTGATAGACTTGGAAATGGTTTCACTCGTCCCCCATTTGCAACAGTTGTG GCTTTATGTACTGCAGTTTCTATGCTGGCATGTGTTCCACTTTGTgaactcttcttcttccacatgATACTTATTAGGAAG gGTATTACAACCTATGAATATGTCGTGGCGATGAGAGCAATGAGTGAGGCACCTGGAGGAGCATCTGTCGATGAGGGTTTCCAAAATTACATGCACTCCCCAACAGGATCAGCTACAACTGGCTTGAGTGGAGGAAGTTCTTTAGGTCTGCAATACAAGGGTGCATGGTGTACCCCTCCCAGAGTATTTGTGGATTATCAG GAGGAAGTTGTACCACATTTGGACCCCGGAATGGTGCCATCAACTATTGATCCGGACGCAGCTGGAGCTACAGAAAGAGAGCAAAAAGGTCCTAAAAGGCCTGTGCGCATTAGTGCTTGGAAGCTTGCAAAGTTGGATTCCAGTGAGGCCATGAGAGCAGCAGCCAAGGCCAGGGCATCATCCTCCGTTCTACGACCACTGGATAAACCTGACCTTGAACTTAGCTCAAGCGGCAATATGAGTGTGCGGAGTAGTGTAAGCACTGATACGGGGGCACATAAAGAGATGAAGAATGATCTGAGGTTGTCAAGAAATTCCTATGCTCCAAGTCAAGGTAGCCGAGATGAGTATGAAACTGGGACTCAAAGCGTAAGTAGCTTCAGTAGTCCGAGCCATGCTCATGAAGTGGTCACACTTAGCCCTCTGCCACAGGCTCCGGGTGTGGGACGTTTTAGCTCTGTCACTACAGTCCCCAGCTTAGTTCCTGACCGTCCATTAACTGCCAAGGCAACATTGCCTAATGTCAGCATGGGATTTGATGAAAGGATCATGCAGAGGGGAAGTACAGCTGATCCATTACAACTTTCCGCTCCAATTATGCAGAGGGGAAGTACTACTGATTCGATGCTGCTTTCAGCTCCACCTACTTCTCTTTTCAGGGATGTCCGAAGAACATCTGTTGTTTGGGACCAAGAAGCAGGGCGATATGTCTCAGTTCCTGTATCGGCTTCTGAAGCTCGAAACAGGTCATCCATACAAACAGGATTTCCAAATCCTAATGCAGAAGCAAGCTATAGTAGAAGACCAGTTATTCCACCACAGGAGGCTTCATCTTCTGCAGCGAAGCCTCCAGCACAAGAAGCGGAGAAACTGCTGTACACAGGGGATTCTATATTCTTTGGTGGCCCGCTTTTGAGTGCACCAGTTAGGGATAACTTAAGAAATGAAAGGGATTCGGGTTCTAGAGAGGGCCAAGAGAGGGCAGGGCTGAACCTGCCTAGGGAATCCAGGTTCAAACGTGATTCTACCTCAAACCAGCTTCCTGTGTTTGTCCCAGGGGGCTCTGAGAACAACTCTTCTTTTGGGCCCAGTTCCAAATAG